A region from the Benincasa hispida cultivar B227 chromosome 8, ASM972705v1, whole genome shotgun sequence genome encodes:
- the LOC120083443 gene encoding protein TIFY 5A-like, whose product MEPFLNCNLELCLSPPSSSPSTIAVTATNSTSTSQHNHLSPTEVPILDLTELQARAIIVRATRQMEAERRSTTRRISLPTTEQISMKSGASPSMRRSLQRFLQKRKHRTQTLSPYTH is encoded by the exons ATGGAGCCCTTCCTCAACTGCAACTTGGAACTTTGTCTCTCTCCTCCTTCTTCCTCTCCCTCCACCATCGCCGTCACCGCCACCAATTCAACTTCAACTTCACAACACAACCATCTCTCTCCTACTGAAGTCCCCATACTCGATCTCACCGAGCTTCAG GCGAGAGCGATAATAGTACGAGCGACGAGACAAATGGAGGCTGAGAGAAGATCGACGACACGTCGGATCAGTTTACCGACGACGGAACAAATATCGATGAAGAGCGGGGCCAGCCCCTCCATGAGGAGATCATTGCAGAGGTTTTTACAAAAGAGAAAGCATCGAACTCAAACACTTTCACCCTACACCCACTAA